One segment of Alnus glutinosa chromosome 2, dhAlnGlut1.1, whole genome shotgun sequence DNA contains the following:
- the LOC133860390 gene encoding probable fructokinase-7, with product MVSDGWVSFFAEFRGRVAGFKVTPVDTTGAGDAFVSGLLNSLAFDLNLIQKLTQFLFLLDEKRLREALAFANACGALAVTERGAIPALPTKEAVLQFLSKVTTA from the exons ATGGTTTCAGATGGTTGGGTTTCCTTTTTTGCT GAATTCAGGGGCAGGGTTGCTGGGTTTAAAGTTACACCTGTTGACACAACTGGTGCTGGAGATGCATTTGTCAGTGGCCTTCTGAACAGCTTAGCTTTTGACCTAAATCTTATCCAG AAATTGAcgcaatttttgtttttgctggATGAGAAGCGGTTACGAGAAGCTCTAGCTTTTGCCAATGCCTGTGGTGCCCTCGCGGTGACAGAGAGGGGAGCCATTCCTGCCCTACCCACGAAAGAAGCTGTTCTCCAATTCCTGTCAAAGGTCACTACTGCATGA
- the LOC133860856 gene encoding uncharacterized protein LOC133860856 — MASNPSLLPEIGPDGLPREAPVIAYTEKIIEAEQLQLKKYIEENYSKIRDVERELGNLTLEMKLTAGPKKAALEHLRKKIEMSTERIHVAKLKEEQAQKAWEAASKAVKDEEAIKQKLCEDLSQLVQESSSIQFNRLGELKRRLEALNPGRVSTSIPLDGKAVGPPVNSTATNASVPRTTEPGAGVTANVPNEGSGGNGPVMNGQNQQPSVEGEGRGKKKSQFQGRGKGIGAVPKGRGSPAPGWTGAGFDVDGRT; from the exons ATGGCTTCGAATCCTTCGCTTCTGCCCGAGATCGGACCCGATGGCCTCCCGCGTGAAGCCCCTGTTATTGCCTACACCGAGAAg ATTATTGAGGCAGAGCAGCTTCAGTTAAAGAA ATACATTGAAgaaaattattctaaaattCGTGATGTTGAAAGAGAGCTAGGAAATCTTACATTGGAGATGAAACTCACCGCTGGGCCAAAAAAAGCAG CACTTGAACatttgagaaagaaaatagaaatgtcAACGGAGAGGATTCATGTTGCCAAGCTGAAGGAAGAACAAGCACAAAAG GCGTGGGAGGCAGCATCAAAGGCTGTGAAAGATGAGGAAGCAATTAAGCAGAAGCTATGTGAAGACTTGAGCCAATTG GTTCAAGAAAGCAGTAGCATACAGTTTAATAGACTGGGGGAATTGAAAAGACGACTAGAAGCCTTGAACCCGGGTAGAGTATCCACCTCTATTCCTCTT GATGGGAAAGCAGTGGGACCTCCCGTGAATAGCACAGCTACAAATGCTTCAGTTCCTCGAACAACAGAACCAGGTGCTGGAGTCACTGCAAATGTCCCCAATGAAGGAAGTGGTGGAAATGGTCCAGTGATGAATGGGCAAAATCAACAGCCCTCTGTTGAGGGAGAAGGAagagggaagaagaaaagtcaGTTCCAAGGAAGAGGAAAGGGAATTGGGGCTGTGCCTAAGGGTAGAGGATCTCCCGCACCGGGCTGGACTGGCGCCGGGTTTGATGTGGATGGTAGAACCTAG
- the LOC133861099 gene encoding probable fructokinase-7, with product MLADILKQNNVDNSGMRFDHNARTALVFVTLRADGEREFLFFRNPSADMLFHESELDINLIKQARIFHFGSISLIEEPCRSTHLAAMAIASKSGCILSYDPNLRLPLWPSAEAARNGIMSIWDQADIIKI from the exons ATGTTGGCCgacattttaaaacaaaacaatgttGACAATTCAGGCATGCGATTTGACCACAATGCAAGGACTGCTCTGGTTTTTGTTACTCTCAGAGCTGATGGTGAGCGTGAATTCTTATTTTTCCGTAATCCAAGTGCTGATATGCTTTTTCATGAATCAGAACTTGATATTAACCTTATTAAGCAG GCAAGGATCTTCCATTTTGGTTCAATTAGTTTGATTGAGGAACCATGCAGATCAACCCATCTTGCTGCGATGGCCATTGCCAGTAAGTCTGGTTGCATCCTCTCCTATGATCCAAACTTGAGATTGCCGTTGTGGCCATCGGCAGAGGCTGCTCGGAATGGCATAATGAGTATATGGGATCAAGCAGATATTATCAAGAT ATAA